A region of the Arachis hypogaea cultivar Tifrunner chromosome 15, arahy.Tifrunner.gnm2.J5K5, whole genome shotgun sequence genome:
ttaaaattaaatttcacaaTACACGATTTGTAGCCCACAAATGCATTTTATCCTTGCCCACTATCTTGTCAAGCAATAAATTTTAAGGAAGCTTGGTGAGTTTACTAATTAGATTttatccatttttatttattttattatttaataaattaattattaattatttttgtgatttattCTCTTATATAAGGAATTTGGAACCTTAATTAGCAAATGATTGGCCAAATCTAATAGACAAAACATACAATagttattttttgtcaaaataatgaaaaaaaacataaaacttGTAGCCTTGTGAAGTTTAATCAAGTCATTGCTATTAAAATACTCCTGTAATATTTGcttgtacataataataataataataataataataataataataataataataataataattattattattattattattattattattattattattagggtaaagtatattttttgtcttcgaaatttggcaaaaattttaaaaataaccctaaattttattttgtttcaattttgtcccagaagttttcgatttgcatcaaatataccctcgaaGGCTaaactttcaaaaaatttaagaccaatataaCAATAATTCGTGAAAATTATGATTGATTTACTTGTGTTgaggggttgttcttatgaaattgttgttgaatcgatcttaaattttttgaaaaattagccgtcaggggtatatttgatgcaaatcgaaaacttctgggacaaaattaaaataaaataaaatttagggatatttttaaaaattttgtcaaactttaaagacaaaaaatatactttacccttcttattattattattattattattattattattattattattattatgtgaaaaatagaGATCAATTATTGATTCTttagatataaataaatattactaaTGACAAGAagcaaatttttaatttgaatcaaATATTACATGTGTACAAAGAGAGGAGGCTTATTAATGAATTAGTGTTACAATTACAAGAATAACATATgaatttgtatatttattaatcaattaattcttgTGGTGAAAGAGAGGAGGTTTTCTTTGTAAATCCATGCACCAAACCACTCTGCTTTGATACCAATATTGTGAATTATTTTGCCTGTGATGACATCAAAGGAAGCCAATTCATCGTTATAGTTTTCGATAAAATATATTACATCACATTTGTTGCCCATTCCAAATGGAAAATCAATTTCTAGAAAGTGTCTAACTGTAAAAAGCTTCACCCAAGATTCTTTCAcaccaatttcacccaaaatggATATTTCAATACAGCTATTCTCAGCAAGAGAGGAAATTAGAGCAAGAGACTCGTTGAGCACTACCAAAACTCTAATAGGGGGAGCATCATTTCTTTGCACCAAAACAATCGATGTGGTTTGAAACGTTTCAGTGCTGAGGTTAAATGACACAATTACTTCTTCTCCATACTCTTCACAGCACCAATGGCATACTCCATTTAAGTACTTTACAGAACCTTGTTCTAAAAATTCATTGTGATTCATTTCAAGCTCAAGTTTTTTCCAACAATTATTTTTTAGACTATAAATTTGCCAAATTGGAGAAGGTCCATCTAAGTAAAATTCATAATCAATATAATATACACATTGAATCACTTTATAGTCATCATTCATATTATCATAACCAAATCCATGAACACTTACCTCTAGATCAAAGCCGGGCTCATCGATAATAATACTCGGAGGAATAATTTTACGCTCATCAGTTTTGGGGTTCCAAAGtccaatttttagtttttttcccTTACGACCATAAGTTTCAGAGTAGCATATGATACCATTAACACATTCTATAACCATGCCGGGAACATCATATTCCTCAACCAGACTTGGCAAAACTAATCTAACTATGTTTTCATACTTCTCTCCAGAAAGCAAATACACATCTTTTTTATAGACGTTGTTTCCATCACCTCTTTGGTCATAAAAATTTCTCCATAGAAGCAGAGACGATGAATAAGCAGTTTTGGATTTTAAATTCTCGTAGTACATACTCTTGAAATTAGAATTCTCAAGTAAATTTAGCCAAGACTTTTGCACGCAACTAAACCGCTTCAAAGATTTAACAGGTAATTTTGCTAGAATTTCTaatgcaagatcattagaaatcTGATCGTATTTTTTCTCCATTTGCATTGAAGATGAAGATGCAAAAATTATAGGATAGGATTTTGTGCTTGTGATGTGCCTCGCAAAATGTAATGaaataaagtaaaattttaaaaaattcaatggttttacatttttgtcgctctatttatttctctccTAATTAAGATCTCTAATATTTAAGAGTAAACATCAAACCAATCAAACGATTGATGggttatatatatagaaaacctaaataaaataaaaagaaagccaATATAAATTGTGAGCATTTGAATTACATTTGCAATCACAAATATAAAtgtataattattattcattacgcttgatttatttataaatgttacctagattattttttattagtttaactaGTGTATGTTCCCGTGTCTTGCACgggtaatacataaaattatataaaaaattttattaaaatttaaatgaaaaatatatatagtaattattattataaatattttataatttaaaaatattaaaaataattaatatttattttaataaatttagatTGGTTGAACAGTTATCTCATTTGTCTgcttaagcaagtatttggagttCGAATCTCACCCTTAATAATAGAGCATCAATATGTGGTGGATTAATTCTCAACTTGTCGAGTTAGAAAATCCGTAGAAAACAATggtatttgtttttaaaattgattaatttttcattaatagcaatacttatggacttttgtctttgttaaaatttacttaggacaattttatttgttggtatcgTATTCATTCTTaaagtcaaaacaatatgatcaacattgttatttgttaaaacttcacatgttatgaaataatttttaaattttcaaattcataaacttatgccattacaaaagttattagatcgatTAATATTTTATGATAACATGGTGTACCGAAACaccatcgttgagtattagttagtgtgaagagaaaccaataataacttttgttattcaatatataatttattatattgaaaaataaaataatatttcctaaatttataaatacattttcttctaatttcttacaccattttatttgacaatatttaccattaaaaaatagcaaatgaCCATATTATCccacaatatatatatgatgtgCAAAATAATTTCTTGTCTtgaaattaattctaattagtgagataaaatttaaaatattttttattttcttacttaaatttaaatt
Encoded here:
- the LOC112749342 gene encoding F-box/kelch-repeat protein At3g06240-like — encoded protein: MEKKYDQISNDLALEILAKLPVKSLKRFSCVQKSWLNLLENSNFKSMYYENLKSKTAYSSSLLLWRNFYDQRGDGNNVYKKDVYLLSGEKYENIVRLVLPSLVEEYDVPGMVIECVNGIICYSETYGRKGKKLKIGLWNPKTDERKIIPPSIIIDEPGFDLEVSVHGFGYDNMNDDYKVIQCVYYIDYEFYLDGPSPIWQIYSLKNNCWKKLELEMNHNEFLEQGSVKYLNGVCHWCCEEYGEEVIVSFNLSTETFQTTSIVLVQRNDAPPIRVLVVLNESLALISSLAENSCIEISILGEIGVKESWVKLFTVRHFLEIDFPFGMGNKCDVIYFIENYNDELASFDVITGKIIHNIGIKAEWFGAWIYKENLLSFTTRIN